From one Deltaproteobacteria bacterium RBG_16_64_85 genomic stretch:
- a CDS encoding phosphate ABC transporter, permease protein PstA, translating to MESIAYRRRAADKAARVLFALSALLVILPLFLIFFDLLWKGARELKWTLLTDLPHPVGEPGGGIANGILGTLTIAGLAMAGGIPMAVMAGIYLAEYGRGKFASAVRFAVDTLAGVPSIIMGIFGYILLVLPMKRFSAWAGAAALAMIFIPVVVRTTEEMLRTVPQSVREAALALGIERWKTTLFITVRTATAGIVTGILLAMARIVGETAPLLFTALGNQFWQTGLDQPIAAVPLQVFNYAISPYEDWHDKAWAGAVVLIGMVLVISAGARYFTRVRK from the coding sequence ATGGAATCGATCGCTTATCGCCGCCGGGCCGCCGACAAGGCCGCAAGGGTGCTCTTCGCCCTCTCCGCCCTGCTGGTGATCCTGCCCCTTTTCCTGATCTTCTTCGACCTCCTCTGGAAGGGGGCCAGAGAGCTCAAATGGACGCTGCTGACCGACCTCCCCCATCCCGTCGGGGAGCCGGGGGGCGGGATCGCAAACGGCATCCTGGGGACGCTGACGATCGCGGGACTGGCGATGGCGGGCGGGATCCCGATGGCGGTCATGGCCGGAATCTACCTGGCCGAGTATGGCAGGGGGAAGTTCGCCTCCGCAGTCCGGTTCGCCGTCGACACGCTGGCGGGCGTCCCGTCGATCATCATGGGGATCTTCGGCTACATCCTCTTGGTCCTTCCCATGAAGCGGTTCTCCGCCTGGGCGGGCGCCGCCGCGCTGGCCATGATCTTCATCCCCGTCGTGGTCCGGACGACGGAGGAGATGCTGCGGACGGTCCCGCAGTCGGTGCGGGAGGCGGCATTGGCGCTCGGGATCGAGCGGTGGAAGACGACGCTCTTCATCACGGTCCGGACCGCCACGGCGGGGATCGTCACCGGGATCCTGCTGGCGATGGCGCGGATCGTCGGGGAAACCGCCCCCCTTCTGTTCACCGCCCTGGGAAACCAGTTCTGGCAGACGGGGCTGGACCAGCCGATCGCCGCCGTCCCGCTCCAGGTGTTCAACTACGCGATTTCCCCGTACGAAGACTGGCACGACAAGGCGTGGGCCGGCGCGGTCGTATTGATCGGGATGGTCCTGGTCATCAGCGCCGGGGCGCGGTACTTTACGAGGGTGAGGAAGTAG
- a CDS encoding phosphate ABC transporter ATP-binding protein, which yields MENALKVNNLCAWFGDHQVLKNITMDIRRNSVTSVMGPSGCGKSTFIRCLNRMHDLTPGFRVSGDVLFDGRNIYSEKIDPVLLRRKVGMVFQQPNPFPRMSAFENVAVGLRFNGKKRSRSEIAELVEKSLRMAALWDELKDHLDRPGTSLSGGQQQRLCIARALAVEPEVLLMDEPCSALDPVSTSKIEELIEDLSDKYSIVVVTHNMQQAGRIADYVAFFLLGDLIEMDKAAKIFTNPADKRTEEYITGRFG from the coding sequence ATGGAGAACGCATTGAAAGTGAACAACCTTTGCGCCTGGTTCGGGGACCACCAGGTGCTCAAGAATATCACGATGGACATCCGCAGGAACTCGGTCACCTCGGTGATGGGCCCCTCGGGGTGCGGCAAGAGCACCTTCATCCGCTGCCTGAACCGGATGCACGACCTGACCCCAGGTTTCCGGGTCTCCGGGGACGTCCTCTTCGACGGGCGGAACATCTACTCGGAGAAGATCGACCCCGTGCTGCTGCGCCGGAAGGTCGGGATGGTCTTCCAGCAGCCGAACCCCTTCCCCCGGATGTCCGCATTCGAGAACGTGGCCGTGGGGCTGAGATTCAACGGGAAGAAACGGTCCCGCTCCGAGATCGCCGAGTTGGTGGAAAAATCGCTGCGGATGGCGGCCCTGTGGGACGAGCTGAAGGACCACCTGGACCGGCCGGGGACGAGTCTCTCCGGCGGGCAGCAGCAGCGGCTCTGCATCGCGCGGGCGCTCGCCGTGGAGCCCGAAGTCCTGCTGATGGACGAGCCCTGCTCGGCGCTGGACCCCGTGTCGACCTCCAAGATCGAGGAGCTGATCGAGGACTTGAGCGACAAGTACTCGATCGTGGTTGTCACCCACAACATGCAGCAGGCCGGGCGGATCGCCGATTACGTCGCCTTCTTCCTTCTGGGCGACCTGATCGAGATGGACAAGGCCGCGAAGATTTTCACGAACCCTGCCGACAAGCGGACCGAGGAATACATCACCGGCAGGTTCGGATAA
- a CDS encoding phosphate transport system regulatory protein PhoU has product MKKHYQEELGNLRETVLRMGGLVEQMTHRVIQALVERKIEMLPEVTAMETQVNQLHIDIDEICLEMIALRQPAAVDLRFITAAMKINTDLERIGDQAINITERAEFLLTVPPVKPLIDIPRMAEIAKEMLRDALDAFVNGNDALAYETIKKDDLVDHLKDQVFRELLTYMMADPTTIARGLELILVSRYVERIADHATNICENVIFMIQGKDVRHQGPLA; this is encoded by the coding sequence ATGAAGAAACATTACCAGGAAGAGCTGGGGAACCTGCGGGAGACGGTCCTCCGGATGGGGGGGCTGGTCGAGCAGATGACCCACCGGGTCATCCAGGCGCTGGTGGAGCGGAAGATCGAGATGCTCCCGGAAGTCACGGCGATGGAAACGCAGGTCAACCAGCTTCACATCGACATCGACGAGATCTGCCTGGAGATGATCGCGCTGCGGCAGCCCGCCGCCGTCGACCTCCGGTTCATCACCGCGGCCATGAAGATCAACACCGACCTGGAGCGGATCGGCGACCAGGCGATCAACATCACCGAGCGGGCGGAATTCCTCCTCACCGTCCCCCCCGTGAAGCCGCTGATCGACATCCCGCGGATGGCCGAGATCGCCAAGGAGATGCTCCGGGACGCCCTCGACGCCTTCGTGAACGGGAACGATGCACTGGCGTACGAGACGATCAAGAAAGACGACCTGGTCGACCATCTGAAGGACCAGGTGTTCCGGGAGCTCTTGACCTACATGATGGCCGACCCCACTACCATCGCCCGTGGGCTGGAGCTGATCCTGGTCTCCCGGTACGTGGAGCGGATCGCGGACCATGCGACCAACATCTGCGAGAATGTGATCTTCATGATCCAGGGGAAGGACGTCCGTCACCAGGGGCCGCTGGCCTGA
- a CDS encoding cob(I)yrinic acid a,c-diamide adenosyltransferase: MPVGKEKSRIPEKPRQGLVLVLTGEGKGKTTSCLGMAVRAVGYGMHVVMIQFIKGSLHYGELDGAKRLAPEFELIPMGKGFVGIMGDTLDFSTHARAAAEALAAAREKMLSGKFDIVILDEVNVALHLRLIPLADVISLIQEKPGNVHLILSGRHAHEEVIRHAHLVTEMRNVKHPFDLGIEAEKGIDY, encoded by the coding sequence ATGCCGGTGGGCAAGGAAAAGTCACGGATTCCCGAGAAGCCCCGCCAGGGACTCGTACTGGTCCTGACGGGGGAGGGGAAGGGAAAGACGACGTCGTGCCTGGGGATGGCGGTACGTGCGGTCGGCTACGGGATGCACGTCGTCATGATCCAGTTCATCAAGGGGTCGCTGCATTACGGCGAGCTGGACGGAGCCAAGCGGCTGGCCCCGGAGTTCGAGCTGATCCCGATGGGGAAAGGGTTCGTCGGCATCATGGGCGACACGCTGGACTTTTCCACGCACGCCAGGGCCGCCGCGGAGGCGCTTGCGGCAGCGCGGGAGAAGATGCTCTCGGGGAAGTTCGACATCGTCATCCTGGACGAGGTCAACGTTGCCCTGCACCTTCGGCTGATCCCGCTCGCGGACGTGATCTCCCTCATCCAGGAAAAACCGGGGAACGTCCACCTCATCCTCTCCGGCCGGCATGCGCACGAAGAGGTGATCCGGCACGCCCACCTGGTCACGGAGATGCGGAACGTCAAGCACCCCTTCGACCTCGGGATCGAGGCGGAAAAAGGGATCGACTATTGA
- a CDS encoding rubredoxin: MQKWRCIVCDYIYDPAEGDPDGGIDPGTPFESLPDDWVCPLCSAGKDEFERI; this comes from the coding sequence ATGCAGAAGTGGAGATGCATCGTGTGCGACTACATCTATGATCCCGCCGAGGGGGACCCGGACGGCGGCATCGACCCGGGGACGCCGTTCGAGAGCCTCCCGGACGACTGGGTCTGCCCGCTCTGCAGCGCCGGCAAGGACGAGTTCGAGAGGATCTAA
- a CDS encoding rubredoxin, with amino-acid sequence MKKWKCTVCGYIHEGEEPPDPCPICGAPKEKFVPIQ; translated from the coding sequence ATGAAGAAATGGAAATGCACCGTTTGCGGATACATCCACGAGGGGGAGGAGCCGCCCGACCCCTGCCCCATCTGCGGCGCCCCCAAGGAAAAATTCGTACCGATCCAATGA
- a CDS encoding deoxyhypusine synthase (transforms a conserved lysine residue of initiation factor 5A into deoxyhypusine), translating into MAKPASRFLRGKRILPPPVPEGVQAADLIDRFFLAYNAGRLREGARLLAEKMLRPGVTVGLSLSGALTPAGLGVSCVVPLIQAGFVDWIVSTGANLYHDAHFGLGMKMHAGSPFLDDRVLRKEEVVRIYDILFDYRVLLDTDDFLRRVLDAEEFQAEMSTAEFHYRLGRYLVEREKALGTGEVSVLAAAHRYGVPVYTSSPGDSSIGMNVAVMRLFGRGPRIDVSADVNETAAIVYAAKRKRGRSAVWIFGGGSPKNFMLQTEPQIQEVLGIADKGHDYFLQVTDARPDTGGLSGATPSEAVSWGKVAPERLPDSVVCYLDSTVAMPLLTAYVLARAEKRPHGRLYDRRGELLAALERGVRRKDLTEKKKAGR; encoded by the coding sequence ATGGCGAAACCGGCGTCGCGTTTTCTTCGGGGGAAGAGGATCCTGCCCCCTCCGGTTCCGGAAGGGGTCCAGGCCGCCGACCTGATCGACCGCTTCTTCCTGGCCTACAATGCAGGGAGGCTCCGGGAGGGCGCCCGGCTGCTGGCGGAGAAGATGCTGCGCCCGGGCGTGACGGTGGGGCTTTCCCTGTCCGGCGCCCTCACCCCGGCGGGCCTCGGCGTCTCCTGCGTGGTGCCGCTCATCCAGGCAGGCTTCGTCGACTGGATCGTGTCGACCGGCGCCAATCTCTACCACGACGCCCACTTCGGGCTGGGAATGAAGATGCACGCCGGCTCCCCCTTCCTGGACGACCGGGTCCTGCGGAAGGAGGAGGTCGTCCGCATCTACGACATCCTGTTCGACTACCGCGTCCTCCTCGACACGGACGACTTCCTCCGCCGGGTGCTCGATGCGGAGGAGTTCCAGGCGGAAATGAGCACGGCGGAGTTCCACTACCGCCTCGGGCGGTACCTGGTGGAGCGGGAAAAAGCGCTGGGCACGGGCGAGGTGAGCGTCCTCGCCGCCGCGCACCGGTACGGGGTTCCGGTGTACACCTCCTCCCCCGGCGACTCCTCCATCGGGATGAACGTCGCCGTGATGCGCCTGTTCGGCAGGGGGCCGAGGATCGACGTCTCGGCCGACGTCAACGAGACGGCGGCGATCGTCTACGCGGCGAAGAGAAAACGGGGGAGGAGCGCAGTCTGGATCTTCGGCGGCGGCTCGCCAAAGAATTTCATGCTTCAGACCGAGCCGCAGATCCAGGAAGTCCTGGGGATCGCGGATAAGGGCCACGACTACTTCCTCCAGGTAACCGACGCCCGGCCCGACACGGGGGGGCTCTCCGGCGCCACCCCCTCCGAGGCGGTCTCCTGGGGGAAGGTGGCCCCCGAACGGCTCCCCGACAGCGTGGTCTGCTACCTCGACTCCACGGTGGCGATGCCGCTTCTGACGGCCTACGTGCTGGCCCGCGCGGAAAAGCGCCCCCATGGCCGGCTCTACGACCGCCGGGGGGAGCTCCTCGCGGCCCTGGAACGGGGGGTCCGGCGCAAGGACCTCACGGAGAAGAAAAAGGCCGGGAGGTAG